One Coriobacteriia bacterium genomic window, AGGGGCATGGTGGCGTGGCTCGGTTTCGAGCAGTGTGCGGTGGAATACTCGCGCGACCCACGGTTCTCGGGCAAGGGCAACTACACCATGCGTAAGCTGCTCCGACTGGCGAGCGACGGCATCGTGAGCTTCTCGAGCAAACCGCTCCTGCTCGCTGGCCGATTTGGCGCTGCCGTCACCATCGTCGGGTTCCTCTACGGGATGTACCTCGTCGTGAACAAGATGGTGCACCCTGACGCCGTACTCCAAGGGTGGACTTCGGTAGTCCTCATCGTGCTCTTCCTCGGCGGCGTGCAACTCATGTCCATTGGCCTGCTCGGCTCATACATCGCGCGCATCTTCTACGAGACCAAGGGTAGACCGCTGTACTTCGTGAGCGAGTTGCACAACTTTCCCGCCGAAGAGGGCGAGAGCTGATGCCGCCTTCGCTTGAGCCGACCGGCGCGATGATGACCGGGCGGCAGTGTGTGGTCTTCGGCGGGTCGGGCTTCATGGGTTCGCACATCGTGTCCCGGTTGATCTCAGAGGGCGCATCGGTGCGGTCGCTGGACCTGGCGCCCTGCCCCGTTGCGGGAGCCGAGAGCGTGTGTGGGGACATCACCGATGCGGCGCTCGTGACCTCGGTTATCGAGGGCGTCGATCACATCTACTGTTTCGCGGGTGGGCTGGGTGCGCTGCGCTCGCTCGAAGAACCCGTGCGCGATCTGGAGACGAGCGCGGGTGCGCAACTCGTGTTGCTGGAGGCCGTGCGCGCGTATGCACCAGAGGCCAGTGTGGTCTTCGCGGGGTCGCGGCTCGAGTATGGGACACCTGAGCGTCTTCCACTCTCAGAGGATCACCCGCGGCGACCCTCGAATCCTTACGCACTTCACAAGGCGCTCTGTTCGGACTACTACCACCTGTACGCTCGACTCTATGGGCTTCACACGGTGGTGCTCCGGCTGCCAAACCCCTACGGGCCACACATCGTCGGAGGACCCGCGAACGCCGGATACGGGATTCTGAACCTCTTCGTGGACTGTGCGATCAGGTGTGAGCCAA contains:
- a CDS encoding NAD-dependent epimerase/dehydratase family protein, producing the protein MPPSLEPTGAMMTGRQCVVFGGSGFMGSHIVSRLISEGASVRSLDLAPCPVAGAESVCGDITDAALVTSVIEGVDHIYCFAGGLGALRSLEEPVRDLETSAGAQLVLLEAVRAYAPEASVVFAGSRLEYGTPERLPLSEDHPRRPSNPYALHKALCSDYYHLYARLYGLHTVVLRLPNPYGPHIVGGPANAGYGILNLFVDCAIRCEPIRLYGDGSQLRDFVHVDDVVSAAVAASLTPDAGGRAINIGSGVGTSLLEAANLVMTVCGSGTVLTGEPWPLDAASVETGDYYFDISIAREVLNWAPTVSLEQGLATLLESARSR